The following are encoded in a window of Nitrospirota bacterium genomic DNA:
- a CDS encoding SagB/ThcOx family dehydrogenase — protein sequence MATEIPLYREPVETAPTDPIDRVIRYHVQTKHHFNRYARSLGHLDWANQPDPFRRFDGAELRSLPLLTPEEEPLSPSYDAIYKREGVAAKPVTLTALSRFLEYSLGLSAWKKAGDMQWALRNNPSSGNLHPTEGYLLLPQMDGVDLKAGLYHYAPKEHGIELRAAFDAEGIARLLAPFPQQSFLVGLTSIHWREAWKYGERAFRYCNHDVGHAIGTARIAAATLGWNMVLLDGVSQDTVAALLGTDRIEDFAQTEREHPDCLCLLWPAAKGQDCEIPVQVDTATVTALVSGIWHGKANKLSGEHGVHWEIIDEVAEASWKSSAEQQKAAPRRWFTNEASREAVDVGPTAGQLIRQRRSAVSFDGKTSITSGTFFRILSRLMPAAELPQLDRPMPWDVLPWKPAIHLLLFVHRVDGLIPGLYLLVRDRSMGPLLQQSMNEELVWNPVPGCPETLPLYWLLEGDAKKAAVQVSCHQEIAGDSAFSLGMIAEFEGRLREGGAWWYPRLFWEAGLVGQVLYLEAEAAGVRGTGIGCFFDDPVHEIVGMKGRSFQSLYHFTMGGPVEDGRLMTLPPYHHLKR from the coding sequence ATGGCCACAGAAATTCCCCTGTACCGTGAACCAGTCGAGACTGCGCCGACCGATCCCATCGATCGCGTGATTCGTTACCACGTTCAGACCAAGCATCATTTCAACCGGTATGCCCGTTCGCTCGGGCATCTGGACTGGGCGAACCAGCCCGATCCCTTTCGGCGATTTGATGGGGCCGAGCTAAGGTCCCTTCCATTGTTGACGCCCGAGGAAGAGCCGCTGTCTCCATCCTACGATGCGATTTATAAGCGAGAAGGAGTGGCTGCCAAGCCGGTCACGTTGACCGCACTCTCACGGTTTTTGGAATATTCTCTCGGCTTATCTGCCTGGAAAAAAGCCGGAGATATGCAGTGGGCGTTGCGCAATAATCCCTCGTCGGGGAATCTCCATCCAACGGAGGGTTATCTCCTGTTGCCGCAGATGGACGGCGTAGACCTGAAGGCCGGCCTCTATCACTATGCGCCCAAGGAGCATGGAATTGAGCTACGGGCGGCGTTCGATGCGGAGGGTATTGCCCGACTCCTCGCCCCCTTTCCACAACAGTCGTTTCTGGTCGGACTCACCTCGATTCATTGGCGTGAAGCCTGGAAGTACGGTGAGCGGGCCTTTCGCTACTGTAATCACGATGTGGGGCATGCGATCGGTACCGCACGGATTGCGGCTGCCACGCTCGGCTGGAATATGGTGCTGCTGGATGGTGTATCGCAAGATACTGTTGCGGCACTATTAGGTACCGATCGAATAGAGGATTTTGCTCAGACGGAACGGGAGCATCCGGACTGTCTCTGTCTACTCTGGCCTGCGGCGAAGGGGCAAGATTGCGAGATCCCCGTACAGGTCGATACAGCGACGGTAACGGCTCTTGTGAGCGGGATCTGGCATGGCAAGGCGAACAAATTAAGCGGCGAGCATGGAGTACATTGGGAGATTATCGACGAAGTGGCCGAGGCGTCCTGGAAGTCGAGCGCGGAACAACAGAAGGCTGCGCCGCGACGGTGGTTTACGAACGAGGCTTCGCGAGAGGCGGTCGACGTTGGTCCCACTGCTGGCCAGCTTATTCGGCAAAGGCGGAGCGCTGTTTCCTTCGACGGGAAGACATCCATTACATCCGGCACATTCTTTCGGATATTGAGTCGCCTCATGCCTGCGGCAGAGTTGCCACAGCTGGACAGGCCGATGCCGTGGGATGTCTTGCCGTGGAAGCCTGCGATTCATCTCTTGTTGTTTGTGCATCGCGTGGATGGATTGATTCCGGGGCTCTATCTCCTGGTCCGTGATCGGAGCATGGGGCCGCTGCTCCAGCAGTCGATGAACGAGGAGTTGGTCTGGAATCCGGTCCCCGGATGTCCTGAAACGTTGCCGCTCTATTGGCTGCTGGAGGGCGATGCGAAGAAGGCGGCAGTGCAAGTGAGTTGTCATCAAGAGATTGCAGGAGACAGCGCCTTTTCGCTGGGGATGATTGCTGAGTTTGAAGGTCGCTTGCGGGAGGGTGGGGCTTGGTGGTATCCACGCTTATTCTGGGAGGCGGGCTTGGTGGGGCAAGTGTTGTATCTTGAAGCTGAGGCAGCAGGGGTGCGAGGAACAGGGATCGGCTGCTTCTTTGATGACCCGGTCCATGAGATCGTCGGGATGAAGGGGCGCTCGTTTCAATCGTTGTATCATTTTACAATGGGCGGACCGGTTGAGGATGGACGATTGATGACGTTGCCACCCTATCATCACCTGAAACGATAG
- a CDS encoding tetratricopeptide repeat protein — protein sequence MAENDKHRARIFLHRGQLTQAKAAYEQAIADDRLANDLRALSDSLGNLGNVCAQSGDLDQAESCYREVLTIQRTERNQHAIAHTLVNLGNLHIGADHPEKARPYYLEALDLLRDLKDDRALGILYNNLALQEAREQQWEQAVASFKQALDCHRIVGNEEGLAVTYSQLGKCFLDQGDLTHAERCLNNASEHYIKLGNEPAEAAVLRLLATLYGTRRDLISARRCLERVVSLDQRYGLPELSTDSAHLSTLKLSS from the coding sequence ATGGCTGAGAACGACAAACATCGGGCACGCATTTTTCTCCACCGCGGCCAACTCACGCAGGCCAAAGCTGCATATGAGCAGGCCATTGCAGATGATCGCCTGGCCAATGACCTCCGCGCCCTCTCCGATTCACTCGGCAATCTAGGCAACGTCTGCGCGCAATCGGGCGACCTGGATCAGGCAGAATCCTGTTACCGGGAAGTGCTCACCATTCAGCGCACAGAACGGAACCAGCATGCCATCGCCCACACCTTGGTCAATCTCGGCAATCTTCACATCGGCGCCGACCATCCAGAGAAAGCCCGCCCCTACTACCTTGAAGCCTTGGATCTGCTGCGTGACCTCAAAGACGACCGCGCACTCGGCATTCTCTACAATAACTTGGCACTACAGGAAGCTCGTGAGCAGCAATGGGAGCAGGCTGTCGCATCGTTCAAACAGGCCCTCGACTGCCATCGGATTGTCGGAAACGAAGAAGGGCTGGCGGTGACCTATAGTCAACTGGGCAAGTGTTTTCTGGATCAGGGCGACCTGACCCATGCCGAACGATGCCTGAACAATGCCTCGGAACATTACATCAAGCTCGGCAATGAGCCGGCCGAAGCCGCCGTACTTCGGCTCCTTGCTACCCTATACGGCACTCGTCGGGATCTAATATCTGCGAGGCGCTGCCTTGAGCGAGTCGTCTCTCTCGACCAACGATACGGCTTGCCTGAACTTTCCACCGACTCGGCCCATCTCTCCACGCTCAAACTATCCAGCTAG
- a CDS encoding DUF882 domain-containing protein: MKTSVVGLLLLGSRLLCPSVARADELPDGELTFFNVHTDERLRVRYRDEAGNYDLTALDEVNHILRCHHTGEVAAIDVRMLEHVNLVQKSVDGAGEIHVISGYRSPEFNAQLVKRSRRVARHSLHMEGQALDFYIPGVTPRELRHAAMKLQYGGVGYYPRKHFIHLDCGPFRTW, translated from the coding sequence TTGAAAACGTCCGTTGTCGGGCTTTTGTTACTCGGCAGCAGGCTGTTGTGTCCCTCGGTCGCACGTGCGGACGAACTCCCCGATGGGGAGTTGACGTTCTTCAACGTGCACACCGACGAACGGCTGCGAGTCCGTTACCGAGACGAGGCGGGGAACTATGATCTGACGGCGTTGGATGAGGTGAACCATATTCTTCGCTGCCATCACACGGGAGAAGTGGCTGCCATCGACGTGCGGATGCTGGAACATGTGAATCTCGTGCAGAAGTCGGTCGATGGCGCCGGGGAGATCCACGTCATTTCCGGCTATCGGTCACCCGAGTTCAATGCACAGCTCGTGAAACGGAGCCGGAGAGTGGCTCGGCACAGCTTACATATGGAAGGGCAGGCGCTCGATTTCTATATTCCTGGCGTCACTCCTCGTGAGCTGCGGCATGCTGCGATGAAGCTTCAGTACGGTGGGGTCGGGTACTATCCGCGTAAGCACTTCATCCATCTCGATTGCGGGCCGTTCCGCACCTGGTAG
- a CDS encoding glycine zipper family protein translates to MARSWSFLIILFLVLGCAAPKPILYPNAHLKEVGADVADRDIDECREMAQDAGATASSSKSGQVAGSTTTGGAIGSASGAVGGAVVGHPGRGAMVGAAAGATGGFLRGLFRRSPPSNAYKQFVQRCLNERGYDPVGWE, encoded by the coding sequence ATGGCTCGATCATGGAGTTTTCTGATCATCCTGTTTCTCGTCTTGGGCTGTGCAGCTCCCAAACCGATTCTCTATCCCAATGCACATTTGAAGGAAGTCGGCGCGGATGTGGCTGATCGAGACATCGACGAGTGCCGGGAGATGGCCCAAGACGCAGGCGCAACCGCTAGCAGCAGCAAGAGTGGACAGGTTGCCGGCAGTACGACCACTGGTGGAGCGATTGGGTCGGCGAGTGGAGCGGTCGGCGGAGCGGTCGTTGGCCATCCTGGCCGTGGTGCGATGGTGGGGGCTGCCGCCGGTGCAACCGGAGGATTTCTCCGTGGCCTTTTTCGGCGCTCTCCCCCGAGCAATGCCTATAAACAGTTCGTTCAGCGTTGTCTAAATGAGCGTGGCTACGACCCGGTAGGATGGGAGTGA
- a CDS encoding acyloxyacyl hydrolase, producing MPFLTRVLTTFVLGAVMTAPGAYAAEGSPAITVGTQEVGLTAGYMLPHRLTADHTTKQKGPAFMPSWMMTLTDPVGDGWYRGQVSIGAEVVYIQFNEPVLTHGIGFTPKIKYSFVALDQVRPYVEFAGGPFWTDLGGKIPEESSRFNFVLTAGFGLSWFITPQTSLNVGYRFHHISNAGTRYPNLGLNASLPFGGFSFYF from the coding sequence ATGCCATTTCTTACTCGGGTTCTCACGACATTCGTTCTTGGCGCGGTCATGACCGCGCCCGGCGCCTACGCCGCAGAGGGCTCACCCGCGATCACCGTCGGGACGCAGGAGGTCGGACTCACCGCCGGCTACATGCTTCCCCATCGACTGACCGCAGACCACACAACCAAGCAAAAGGGGCCTGCCTTCATGCCCTCTTGGATGATGACCCTCACGGACCCCGTCGGTGACGGATGGTACCGGGGCCAGGTGTCGATCGGGGCGGAAGTCGTCTACATCCAGTTTAATGAACCGGTACTCACACATGGCATCGGATTTACGCCCAAGATCAAATACTCCTTTGTCGCTCTCGATCAAGTCCGTCCCTATGTCGAATTTGCCGGCGGCCCCTTCTGGACCGATCTTGGAGGGAAGATCCCCGAAGAGTCCTCACGATTCAACTTCGTGCTGACGGCGGGATTCGGCCTGTCCTGGTTCATCACGCCGCAGACATCGCTCAACGTCGGCTACCGCTTTCATCACATCTCGAACGCCGGCACGCGCTATCCAAACTTGGGATTGAACGCGAGCCTCCCGTTCGGTGGGTTCTCATTCTATTTTTAA
- a CDS encoding tetratricopeptide repeat protein → MDLEAFRQMVAKNPKGFLGRYGLGNKILQERGNLEEAVEHLTVATQLDPTHVASHLGLGRALVSLGRKDDAKPVLRAGIDAARSGRSNGGVDLVPEMEALLRTLG, encoded by the coding sequence GTGGATCTTGAAGCATTTCGGCAAATGGTCGCCAAAAATCCGAAAGGATTTCTCGGTCGTTATGGGCTGGGGAACAAGATCCTCCAGGAACGAGGCAATCTTGAGGAAGCGGTCGAACATCTGACCGTCGCGACGCAACTCGATCCCACCCACGTCGCATCGCATCTCGGCCTCGGACGCGCCCTCGTCTCCTTGGGCCGTAAGGACGACGCCAAACCGGTCCTACGGGCCGGCATCGACGCGGCTCGCTCAGGCCGATCCAACGGAGGCGTGGACTTGGTCCCTGAGATGGAAGCATTGCTGAGGACATTGGGATAA
- a CDS encoding response regulator, with translation MPTILVIDDEESIRSLLKEVLQRANHRVLEARDGREGLTLYQQNKVDLVLMDILMPGTDGLETTLQLTREYLDAKVIAMTGAQGDKNFLDVAKLFGARRVFEKPFDLDKLMQAIDEELAK, from the coding sequence ATGCCTACAATTCTTGTTATCGACGACGAAGAATCGATCCGAAGCCTTCTGAAGGAAGTCCTTCAGAGAGCCAACCACCGTGTGCTCGAAGCCCGCGATGGTCGTGAGGGATTGACGCTCTACCAGCAGAACAAAGTGGATCTGGTCCTCATGGACATTCTGATGCCCGGAACCGACGGCCTGGAAACCACCTTACAGCTCACACGAGAATATCTCGACGCGAAAGTCATCGCCATGACCGGAGCCCAGGGGGATAAAAACTTCCTCGATGTGGCCAAGCTATTTGGAGCCAGGCGCGTCTTCGAAAAGCCTTTCGACCTCGATAAACTCATGCAAGCTATCGACGAAGAACTCGCCAAGTAG
- a CDS encoding substrate-binding domain-containing protein has product MAQHTRPASSCRDTSPVGMALLTSGLLLFGNADAALAGRILIAGYGAELSVVQALAKAYERLHPGTAIDLEWESTVRAAHLVKTGEAQIAVTDQPDPALKSTQIAWDGIAVIVNFSNPVKSLSSAQVRRLFSAQIISWSELDGAATNIEVIPRTAANNLTIGFKDSLGLTERMVAAAAPVRSDQNLLSLVSGRDATISYISLATALKAQEDGISIQILTIDQVDPGDATVKNGRYRLRRPVLMLTGTQPDPLTESFLAFVRSVNGQELLRSMFVPLEPSDPTTIPSTVQQLDRSSPRS; this is encoded by the coding sequence ATGGCACAACATACGCGGCCTGCTTCATCTTGTCGTGATACGTCCCCTGTAGGAATGGCGTTGCTCACCTCTGGGCTTCTACTCTTCGGCAATGCCGACGCGGCCCTCGCCGGTCGCATCCTCATCGCAGGGTATGGCGCTGAATTATCTGTCGTACAAGCTCTGGCAAAAGCCTATGAGCGGCTACATCCAGGCACGGCGATCGACCTCGAATGGGAGAGCACCGTGCGGGCCGCTCATCTGGTGAAAACCGGAGAAGCACAGATCGCCGTCACCGACCAACCAGATCCTGCACTCAAATCCACGCAGATTGCATGGGATGGCATCGCGGTCATTGTCAATTTCTCAAACCCTGTCAAATCCCTGTCCAGCGCCCAAGTCAGAAGGTTATTCTCTGCACAGATCATCAGCTGGTCTGAGTTGGATGGCGCCGCAACCAACATAGAAGTGATTCCTCGCACAGCAGCAAACAATCTCACGATCGGCTTCAAGGATTCATTGGGCCTCACGGAGCGGATGGTGGCAGCGGCGGCCCCGGTTCGTTCTGATCAGAATCTATTGAGTCTGGTATCCGGACGTGACGCCACGATCAGCTATATTTCCCTAGCCACAGCGTTGAAAGCGCAAGAGGATGGCATTTCGATTCAGATCCTCACGATCGATCAGGTCGATCCAGGAGACGCCACCGTAAAAAATGGGCGATACCGTCTGCGGCGACCGGTCCTCATGCTCACCGGAACACAACCGGACCCACTCACCGAATCATTCCTCGCCTTCGTCCGGTCGGTCAACGGGCAAGAGTTGCTCCGTAGCATGTTCGTTCCCCTTGAACCATCAGATCCCACGACTATTCCTTCAACGGTGCAACAACTCGACCGATCCTCACCGAGATCGTGA
- a CDS encoding response regulator produces the protein MKKRVVFVMAESEALASLQSLLSPSSNEWEMEFVAKEEEALAIVAQSPVDVILSDVHLTGMGGLQLLAEVKIRAPHVIRIASSSCAHRATIVSALEVAHQFIPMPFTAEVLTSTIARGGALGARLTNESLRTLIAGIRTLPSLPHLYQELVAAMGSSTASADVATRIISQDMAMVSKLLQVVNSSFFGLRRTISSPAHAIALLGIDSVKALVLSVQVFAQFEGSKRAPIPLETMWKHGLITGTTARDIAKSQDIGSLGVEGAFMAGLLHDIGLLILSTNFPEQYSEVLANLRHDRLSVCDAERAVFKASHEDVGAYLLGLWGVSDAIVEAVAYHHHPGERFQDGFSLLAAVHVANALEETSDPATTSGIPTPIDREYLTACGLAEQLPRWCKAAGHSQTAESAVAPARS, from the coding sequence ATGAAAAAGCGGGTTGTATTCGTGATGGCGGAATCAGAAGCGCTCGCGTCGCTACAGTCCTTGCTCTCCCCATCGTCGAACGAGTGGGAAATGGAGTTTGTCGCGAAGGAAGAAGAGGCTTTGGCGATTGTTGCGCAGTCGCCGGTTGACGTGATCCTTTCGGATGTCCACCTCACGGGAATGGGAGGGCTTCAACTATTGGCGGAAGTGAAAATTCGAGCTCCTCATGTCATTCGCATTGCATCTTCAAGCTGTGCCCACCGTGCCACGATCGTGTCGGCGTTGGAAGTCGCACACCAGTTCATTCCGATGCCATTTACGGCGGAGGTGTTGACGTCAACCATTGCACGGGGCGGTGCGCTGGGGGCTCGCCTGACGAATGAATCCCTGCGCACGTTGATTGCCGGGATCCGTACCTTGCCGAGTCTTCCGCATCTGTATCAGGAGCTGGTGGCTGCGATGGGTTCTTCCACCGCCTCGGCCGACGTGGCCACTCGCATTATCTCCCAAGACATGGCCATGGTGTCTAAATTGCTTCAAGTCGTGAATTCTTCTTTTTTCGGGCTTCGACGTACGATCTCCAGTCCGGCCCATGCGATAGCCCTTCTGGGAATCGACTCGGTGAAGGCGCTGGTGCTCTCCGTACAAGTATTTGCACAGTTTGAAGGCAGTAAACGGGCACCAATTCCGCTGGAGACCATGTGGAAACATGGCCTCATTACCGGTACGACTGCGCGGGATATTGCGAAGAGTCAGGATATCGGCTCGCTCGGTGTGGAGGGGGCCTTCATGGCCGGATTGCTCCATGACATCGGTCTCTTGATTCTCAGTACGAATTTTCCTGAGCAGTACAGCGAAGTGCTGGCGAATTTGCGTCACGACCGTCTGTCGGTCTGCGACGCCGAACGGGCGGTGTTCAAGGCGTCGCATGAAGATGTAGGGGCCTATTTGCTGGGGCTTTGGGGGGTGAGTGATGCCATCGTGGAAGCCGTGGCGTATCATCATCATCCGGGGGAACGCTTTCAAGATGGATTTAGTCTCTTGGCGGCTGTCCATGTGGCCAACGCGTTGGAGGAGACGAGCGATCCTGCGACGACGAGCGGTATCCCCACTCCCATTGATCGTGAGTACCTGACTGCCTGCGGTCTGGCAGAGCAACTGCCTCGCTGGTGCAAAGCGGCAGGCCATTCCCAGACAGCCGAATCGGCTGTCGCGCCCGCGCGGTCGTAG
- the glgB gene encoding 1,4-alpha-glucan branching protein GlgB — translation MSGVSQDQLEQLVQGQHWDPLAILGPHPIVQGNSQTVVVRCFLPEAIDVALLLDGQDRQPIPMTRAHEAGLFEAIVPGPLGPVPYRLRITGHAGQVSERHDPYAFPPLLSDFELHLFAEGTFFKAYETMGAHLRTVQGIVGVHFVVWAPNALRVSIVGDFNQWDGRRHPMTNRGATGLWELFIPNLADGTLYKYEIRSRHHAAPLLKADPYAVASELRPKTASIVHARAPYRWKDQSWMATRAQQGPLAMPLSIYEAHLGSWMRIPEEGNRWLTYSELAEKLIPYVKNMGYTHVELLPITEHPFDGSWGYQSTGYFAATSRHGCPEDFMAFVDRAHQAGIGVLMDWTPAHFPDDPHGLSQFDGTHLYDHADPRLGYHPDWHSRIFNYDRVEVRNFLMNSALFWLDRYHIDGLRVDAVASMLYLDYGRKEGEWIPNQFGGHENLGAVTLLKDLNVLVHRDFPGAITIAEESTSWPGVSRPTYTGGLGFTFKWNMGWMHDMLEYFSRDAVHRPSHQNQLTFGLLYAFNENFVLVLSHDEVVHGKRALLDKMPGDEWQRFANLRALYSFMYGHPGKKMLFMGGEFGQWREWNHDTSLAWHLCALDRHVGIQRFVRDLNWLYRQEPALHELDHDWTGFQWVDFRDADHSVIAFLRKAKDQDNQILCVCNFTPVPRYNYRIGVPREGYYRELLNSDASAYGGSNLGNAGGLQTQALPSHGLPHSLAVTLPPLSALFLKRA, via the coding sequence ATGTCAGGTGTATCACAGGACCAACTCGAACAACTCGTTCAGGGTCAGCATTGGGATCCCCTCGCGATTCTTGGCCCCCACCCGATCGTCCAGGGGAATTCCCAGACTGTTGTAGTTCGCTGCTTCCTGCCAGAGGCCATCGATGTTGCCCTGCTTCTCGACGGGCAAGATCGGCAGCCCATTCCGATGACGCGCGCCCATGAAGCCGGTCTGTTTGAAGCGATCGTTCCTGGACCGCTCGGGCCGGTCCCTTATCGTCTTCGCATCACTGGCCATGCGGGCCAGGTCTCGGAGCGGCATGATCCCTATGCCTTTCCTCCCCTTCTCAGCGACTTTGAGCTGCATCTCTTTGCCGAGGGCACCTTCTTCAAAGCCTACGAGACAATGGGCGCCCATCTCAGGACCGTGCAGGGGATCGTGGGAGTTCATTTTGTCGTCTGGGCACCGAATGCCCTACGAGTCAGTATCGTAGGCGACTTTAACCAATGGGATGGCCGACGCCACCCCATGACAAATCGCGGAGCCACCGGCCTCTGGGAACTCTTCATTCCCAACCTCGCTGACGGCACACTCTATAAATATGAAATCCGTTCTCGCCATCATGCCGCCCCACTCCTAAAAGCCGATCCTTATGCGGTGGCATCGGAGCTGCGCCCCAAGACCGCGTCGATTGTCCACGCGCGCGCTCCCTACCGCTGGAAAGACCAGTCCTGGATGGCGACTCGGGCACAGCAAGGCCCACTCGCCATGCCCCTCTCAATTTACGAGGCCCATCTCGGATCCTGGATGCGTATCCCTGAGGAAGGGAATCGCTGGCTCACGTATTCAGAGCTTGCAGAGAAGCTGATCCCTTACGTGAAGAATATGGGATATACCCACGTCGAGCTGCTCCCAATCACCGAGCATCCCTTCGACGGATCCTGGGGCTATCAGTCCACCGGTTACTTCGCCGCAACCAGCCGGCACGGGTGTCCCGAAGACTTCATGGCCTTCGTTGACAGGGCGCATCAGGCCGGAATCGGTGTACTCATGGACTGGACTCCCGCGCATTTCCCAGACGATCCGCATGGGCTGTCCCAATTTGACGGCACACACCTCTACGACCATGCCGACCCGAGACTCGGCTACCATCCTGACTGGCATAGCCGCATCTTCAATTACGATCGCGTTGAGGTCCGGAACTTCCTGATGAACAGCGCCCTCTTTTGGCTGGATCGCTACCACATCGATGGTCTGCGCGTGGATGCCGTCGCTTCGATGCTCTATCTCGATTACGGGCGAAAAGAAGGAGAATGGATTCCCAATCAGTTCGGCGGGCACGAAAACCTCGGTGCCGTCACGTTACTCAAAGACTTGAATGTCCTGGTCCACCGTGACTTCCCCGGCGCCATCACCATCGCCGAAGAGTCCACGTCCTGGCCCGGAGTCTCACGCCCAACCTATACCGGAGGACTCGGCTTCACGTTTAAGTGGAACATGGGCTGGATGCACGACATGCTGGAATATTTCAGCCGCGATGCCGTCCACCGCCCCTCCCACCAGAATCAGCTGACGTTTGGTCTGCTCTACGCCTTCAATGAAAACTTTGTCCTGGTGCTCTCGCACGATGAAGTCGTGCATGGAAAACGAGCGCTGCTCGACAAGATGCCCGGGGACGAGTGGCAACGCTTTGCCAACCTCCGCGCGCTCTACAGCTTCATGTACGGGCATCCCGGCAAAAAAATGCTGTTTATGGGTGGGGAGTTCGGACAGTGGCGTGAGTGGAACCATGATACCAGCCTGGCATGGCATCTCTGCGCGCTGGATCGCCATGTGGGGATCCAGCGGTTCGTGCGGGATCTTAACTGGCTCTACCGCCAGGAACCGGCGCTGCACGAACTCGACCATGACTGGACCGGCTTCCAATGGGTCGACTTTCGCGATGCAGACCATTCCGTCATCGCCTTCCTGAGAAAAGCCAAGGACCAGGACAACCAGATATTGTGTGTCTGTAACTTCACCCCGGTTCCCCGCTACAACTATCGAATCGGCGTACCTCGCGAAGGCTACTACCGTGAGCTACTAAACAGCGATGCCTCGGCCTACGGCGGGAGCAACCTGGGCAATGCAGGAGGACTCCAGACACAGGCCCTCCCCTCTCATGGTCTACCCCATTCACTCGCAGTGACCTTACCGCCCTTATCGGCATTGTTTCTCAAGCGAGCCTGA
- a CDS encoding PAN domain-containing protein: MMGSDCATIRYLLTTILLGVLVSLPFAAMAAEGGTETLLTTVRLDRPLHFATPSGDPLLLTPGDYVVEVLGTQGLQLRRKDQPPLVISATADRHEEELESPFALAVADESAPTLTHLLLLLPDGRTFQSTGSDDGVMPRMIPTHIVVAVLKSFATGSPVKQSLQIESKSSRFGTTYRTSTLFAGMCALLCQRDEDCRAFTWKRNLAKPVQGICHLMQDAPPKQEDDCCLSGVKPSVAAK, from the coding sequence ATGATGGGAAGTGACTGTGCCACCATACGATATCTGTTGACCACGATCCTGCTCGGTGTGCTCGTGAGTCTACCCTTCGCCGCGATGGCTGCAGAGGGTGGAACGGAGACGCTCCTGACCACAGTTCGACTCGACCGCCCCCTGCATTTTGCGACACCGTCCGGAGATCCCCTCCTTCTCACTCCCGGTGATTATGTCGTTGAAGTCCTGGGCACGCAAGGTCTCCAGTTGAGGAGAAAGGATCAACCACCCCTCGTGATCTCTGCCACAGCCGACAGACATGAGGAAGAATTGGAAAGCCCCTTTGCCCTGGCTGTGGCCGATGAATCGGCACCGACGCTGACGCATCTGCTCCTGCTGCTGCCGGACGGTCGCACCTTTCAATCGACCGGGAGTGACGACGGGGTCATGCCGCGGATGATCCCCACCCACATCGTGGTCGCGGTACTCAAATCCTTTGCAACTGGTTCACCGGTGAAACAGTCGCTCCAGATAGAGAGCAAGAGCAGTCGGTTCGGCACAACATATCGAACTTCCACGCTCTTCGCCGGGATGTGCGCGCTCCTCTGCCAGCGCGATGAAGACTGTCGCGCGTTTACCTGGAAACGCAACCTGGCAAAACCGGTGCAGGGAATCTGTCACTTGATGCAGGATGCCCCGCCTAAGCAGGAGGACGACTGCTGCCTGTCCGGTGTGAAACCGTCCGTCGCGGCAAAGTAA